One Microbispora sp. ZYX-F-249 genomic window carries:
- a CDS encoding HU family DNA-binding protein, whose translation MNKKELVDAITDRVGDKKTATEAVNAVLDAIQSAVAGGDKVSITGFGAFEMVHKPARTARNPSTGDPIKVEESWAPRFRPGADFKEQVNAGGKAAKKK comes from the coding sequence ATGAACAAGAAAGAGCTCGTCGACGCGATCACTGATCGTGTCGGTGACAAGAAGACGGCGACCGAAGCCGTCAACGCCGTCCTCGACGCCATCCAGAGCGCTGTCGCGGGCGGGGACAAGGTCTCGATCACCGGCTTCGGCGCCTTCGAGATGGTGCACAAGCCGGCCCGTACGGCCCGCAACCCCTCCACCGGCGATCCGATCAAGGTGGAGGAGAGCTGGGCGCCGAGGTTCCGCCCCGGCGCGGATTTCAAGGAGCAGGTCAACGCTGGTGGCAAGGCTGCCAAGAAGAAGTAG
- a CDS encoding SpoIIE family protein phosphatase, with protein sequence MQVDQKRESGRVALEVFDRAPVGVLVTRGEEHRLLYMNDAFRAMFGDRPIGTPAGEAFDDVLDPEFLGMLDEVLATGKTACADQVCVTAARPGAAPRERLFRVSLSTLPLESGENGLLAVAQEVTAQVVATRRARTIGKELRRLRRRYQSMMWAGAHMVWVTGPEGEVREVSQGWQRLSGQTLEESRGYGWLRALHPEDRDRALDAWVRATELATPIWEQVFRVASPDGVYRHIRFRAVPVYENGGVVEWVGASADVEQEWQEERRRRLLDRVAAAATDITNLEEMCQALADVIVPELADSCDVYLRPESSGGFPHAPVVTERIAAAVRAGLRRLPTRRKEYHLPTGALVRAVRRRRPVHMSFPPGCPPFPCPEAVRTWMAESGAHNLALLPIVVQGEVAAVVVAAACGDRPPIAPDDVELIRETVDHAHDAISNALRFRRTQRVALALQHSLLAEPPHVPGLELAARYQASPTAAEIGGDWYDAFVLSCGAVNVVIGDVAGHDLAAAVSMSQVRNLLRALAADRELESPADVLRRLNGALETLDGESTATCVLTRLERAGDGMWRLVYSAAGHPPPLLVTGDGQGRFLRDAGNPLLGLCHGQPWISAVEPLPPHSTLLLYTDGLVERRGEDLGDGLERLRRCAEPLAREPLGQFCDELLTGMPVTGEDDVAMIALRVPPPACVSL encoded by the coding sequence GTGCAAGTCGACCAGAAACGTGAGTCCGGCCGGGTGGCGCTGGAGGTGTTCGACCGGGCGCCGGTCGGAGTCCTGGTGACGCGGGGGGAAGAGCACCGGCTGCTCTACATGAACGACGCCTTCCGGGCGATGTTCGGGGACCGGCCGATCGGGACGCCGGCCGGGGAGGCCTTCGACGACGTCCTCGACCCGGAATTCCTCGGGATGCTGGATGAGGTCCTGGCGACCGGGAAGACCGCGTGCGCCGACCAGGTCTGCGTGACCGCGGCACGTCCCGGCGCCGCGCCACGCGAGCGCCTCTTCCGGGTGAGCCTCTCCACGCTTCCCCTGGAGAGCGGCGAGAACGGACTGCTGGCAGTGGCGCAGGAGGTCACGGCGCAGGTCGTGGCCACGCGGCGGGCTCGCACCATAGGGAAGGAGTTGCGCCGCCTCCGGCGCCGTTACCAGAGCATGATGTGGGCGGGCGCGCACATGGTGTGGGTGACCGGCCCGGAGGGCGAGGTCAGGGAGGTGAGCCAGGGCTGGCAGCGCCTGTCGGGCCAGACGCTGGAGGAGAGCCGCGGGTACGGCTGGCTGCGCGCCCTGCATCCCGAGGACCGCGACAGGGCCCTGGACGCCTGGGTCCGGGCCACCGAACTGGCGACCCCGATCTGGGAGCAGGTCTTCCGCGTCGCGAGCCCGGACGGCGTCTACCGGCACATCCGCTTCCGGGCCGTGCCCGTGTACGAGAACGGCGGGGTGGTGGAGTGGGTGGGCGCCTCCGCCGACGTCGAGCAGGAGTGGCAGGAGGAACGGCGCCGCCGGCTGCTGGACCGGGTCGCGGCCGCGGCGACCGACATCACCAACCTGGAGGAGATGTGCCAGGCGCTCGCCGACGTGATCGTGCCTGAGCTCGCCGACTCGTGCGACGTGTACCTGCGTCCCGAGTCGAGCGGTGGGTTCCCCCACGCGCCGGTCGTCACCGAGCGCATCGCCGCCGCCGTCCGTGCGGGCTTGCGGAGGCTGCCGACACGGCGCAAGGAGTATCACCTCCCCACCGGCGCGCTCGTGCGCGCGGTACGGCGGCGCCGCCCGGTCCACATGTCGTTCCCCCCGGGCTGCCCTCCGTTCCCCTGCCCCGAGGCCGTCAGAACCTGGATGGCCGAGAGCGGGGCGCACAACCTGGCCCTTCTGCCGATCGTGGTCCAAGGCGAGGTGGCGGCCGTGGTCGTGGCCGCTGCCTGCGGGGATCGCCCGCCGATCGCGCCGGACGACGTCGAACTGATCCGGGAGACGGTCGACCACGCGCACGACGCGATCAGCAACGCTCTGCGCTTCCGCCGTACGCAGCGGGTGGCGCTGGCCCTGCAGCACAGCCTGCTGGCCGAGCCGCCCCACGTCCCCGGCCTGGAGCTCGCCGCCCGCTACCAGGCGAGCCCGACCGCCGCCGAGATCGGCGGGGACTGGTACGACGCGTTCGTGCTGTCGTGCGGCGCCGTCAACGTGGTGATCGGAGACGTGGCCGGGCACGACCTCGCCGCAGCCGTGTCGATGAGCCAGGTGCGCAACCTGCTGCGGGCGCTCGCCGCCGACCGTGAACTCGAGTCCCCGGCCGACGTCCTGCGGCGGCTGAACGGCGCCCTGGAGACCCTTGACGGCGAGAGCACGGCGACCTGCGTCCTGACCCGCCTCGAAAGAGCCGGAGACGGCATGTGGCGGCTGGTGTACTCGGCGGCCGGGCACCCGCCGCCGCTGCTGGTTACCGGCGACGGACAGGGCCGCTTCCTCCGGGACGCGGGCAATCCCCTCCTCGGCCTGTGTCACGGGCAGCCGTGGATCAGCGCCGTGGAGCCGTTGCCGCCGCACAGCACCCTGCTGCTCTACACCGACGGCCTCGTCGAGCGGCGGGGAGAGGATCTCGGCGACGGGCTCGAACGGCTGCGACGGTGCGCGGAGCCCCTCGCCCGTGAACCCCTGGGCCAATTCTGCGACGAACTGCTCACCGGGATGCCGGTGACGGGCGAGGACGACGTCGCCATGATCGCGCTACGAGTGCCGCCGCCCGCCTGCGTCTCCTTGTGA
- a CDS encoding RNA polymerase sigma factor, giving the protein MQDPRAPSGMRDRFEALYRACYPAVHRYALRRTESADDVADVIAETFLAAWRRMDDVPDGDAALLWLYGAARRVLANHRRGQSRRSALAERLRDELAVRQGAPAPLDHHAERIRAAFALLSPADREVLALSAWEGLTGPQIAAVLNCSSTAARLRLHKARKRLARLLGTADEVPVMKPLRGETR; this is encoded by the coding sequence GTGCAAGATCCGCGCGCACCCTCCGGCATGCGAGATCGTTTCGAGGCGCTCTACCGCGCCTGCTATCCCGCGGTACACCGCTATGCGCTGCGCCGCACCGAGTCGGCCGACGACGTCGCCGACGTGATCGCGGAGACCTTTCTCGCCGCGTGGCGCCGGATGGACGACGTCCCGGACGGCGATGCGGCGCTGCTGTGGCTGTACGGCGCGGCCCGCCGTGTGCTGGCCAATCACCGGCGCGGGCAGTCGCGCCGCAGCGCGCTGGCCGAGCGGCTCCGCGACGAACTGGCCGTGCGGCAGGGCGCCCCCGCGCCCCTCGATCACCACGCGGAGAGGATCCGCGCCGCTTTCGCCCTCCTGAGCCCGGCCGACCGCGAGGTGCTCGCCCTGTCCGCCTGGGAAGGGCTGACCGGCCCCCAGATCGCCGCGGTGCTGAACTGCAGCAGCACCGCCGCCCGGCTCCGGCTGCACAAGGCCCGGAAACGGCTGGCCCGGCTGCTCGGCACCGCGGATGAGGTTCCTGTGATGAAACCGCTGCGAGGAGAGACCCGATGA
- the leuD gene encoding 3-isopropylmalate dehydratase small subunit — MEAFTTHTGRAVPLRRSNVDTDQIIPAVWLKQVSRTGFEKGLFAAWREDPSFVLNDPAYEGATILVSGPDFGTGSSREHAVWALQQYGFRVVIASRFGDIFRNNSTKMGLLPVVLPEDVVKRLQDAAEADPTTEITVDLVERQVRAGDLVVPFEIDDYTRWRLIEGLDDIGLTLRHADAIEEYENGRQPWLPTTV; from the coding sequence ATGGAAGCGTTCACCACTCACACAGGCCGGGCCGTGCCGCTGCGCCGCAGCAACGTGGACACCGACCAGATCATCCCGGCGGTCTGGCTCAAGCAGGTCAGCCGTACGGGCTTCGAGAAGGGCCTGTTCGCCGCCTGGCGTGAGGACCCGTCCTTCGTGCTCAACGACCCCGCGTACGAGGGCGCGACGATCCTGGTGTCCGGGCCGGACTTCGGCACCGGCTCCTCGCGTGAGCACGCCGTCTGGGCCCTTCAGCAGTACGGCTTCCGCGTCGTGATCGCCTCGCGTTTCGGCGACATCTTCCGCAACAACTCCACGAAGATGGGCCTGCTGCCGGTCGTCCTGCCCGAGGACGTCGTCAAGCGCCTGCAGGACGCGGCCGAGGCGGACCCGACGACCGAGATCACCGTGGACCTGGTGGAACGCCAGGTGCGCGCGGGAGACCTGGTCGTCCCGTTCGAGATCGACGACTACACCCGCTGGCGGCTGATCGAGGGGCTCGACGACATCGGGCTGACCCTGCGTCACGCGGACGCCATCGAGGAGTACGAGAATGGACGGCAGCCATGGCTGCCGACGACCGTCTGA